AGGCTCGAGAACTCGTCGGGTCAGCGGGCGCGCCCAATCTGTCCCCCCGCGCCGGGGCACGCAAGCGCACGCCGCGGCCCCGCACTTGCCCGTCGCGCGGTATCATTCCGGGGCTATGCGGATCCGTTGCGGGGCGAGGTGGGAGATGGTGGAGAGCTGGGAGCACCGCGAGGCGGTGGTCAACAACGTGCGGCTGCACTGGGTGGAGCAGGGGAGCGGGCCGCTCGTCATCCTGCTCCACGGCTTCCCCGAGTTCTGGTACGGGTGGCGGCGGCAGATTCCCGCGCTGGCGGCGGCGGGCTTCCGCGTGGTCGCGCCGGACCTGCGCGGGTACAACCTCTCCGAAAAGCCGAAGGGCACCGCCAGCTACCGCGTCAGCATCCTGGTGGAGGACGTCGCCGGGCTCATCCGCCAGCTGGGGGCGGAGCGCGCGCACGTGGTCGGGCACGACTGGGGCGGCGTCATCGCCTGGCATCTGGGGATGCGCCGCCCGGAGCTGGTCGACCGCCTCGCCATCATCAACGCCCCGCATCCCTCCATCTTCGCGCGCGAGATGCGGCGCCCGCGGCAGTTCCTGCGCTCGTGGTACGCCTTCTTCGTCCAGCTCCCCCTGATCCCCGAGGCGGGGATCCGCGCGCGCGACTTCGCGCTGCTGGAGCGCCTCTTCCGCGGCACCGCGCGCCGCGGCTCGTTCACCGACGCGGACATCGCGCGCTACAAGGAGGCGCTGGGGCGCCCCGGCGCGCTCACCGCCGCGCTGAACTACTACCGCGCGTACCGCAGCCACCTCTTCCAGCGCAGGGAGACGAAGAAGGAGCCGCGGCGGGTGATCGGCCGGCCCACGCTGGTCATCTGGGGCGAGCGGGACCAGGCGCTGAACCTCCACAACCTGGACGGGCTGGAGCGCTACGTCCCCGATCTCCGCGTCGAGCGGCTTCCCGAGGCCACGCACTGGGTGATGGCCGACGCGCCGGCGCGGGTGAACGATCTGCTGGCGGAGTTCCTGGGGGACGACGGAAGGGCCGGCCGCGCCTGATGTTTCCCCGCGCACCGCTCTTGCATTCACCGCGCGCAGATTTCCGATGCGGACCACCGACGACGAAGGAGATGCGATCCCCGTGGATGCCCTGACCCTCCCCGCGTCCCCCGCGTCCCCCGCGTCCGCGCGGCCGCGCGGCATCCGGCGCGAGCTGGCGCGGAAGGCGTTCCACGTCTCCTCCGCCGCGCTTCCGCTGCTGGTGTGGGTGGCGCCGCGCTGGGTGTCTCTCGCCGTGCTCCTCCCCGCCGCGTCGGTGGCGGTGGGGGTGGACTGGACGCGGCTGCGCTACCGGGCGCCGCGCTACTGGTTCCTGCGCTACACCCGCCGCATGCTGCGCCACCACGAGCGCCGCCGCTTCGCCGGGGCCACGTATATGGCGGTGGCGTACGCGGCGGCGGTCGTCTTCTTCCCCCGCCCCATCGCGGCGATGGCCATGCTGTTCAACGGCTTCGGGGATGCGGCCGCGGCGCTGGTCGGCAAGCGCTGGGGGCGGCGGCGGACGAGCTGGGGGAAGAGCTGGGAGGGCTTCGGCGCGGGCTTGGCGGTGGACCTCGCCGTCGCGATCGCCGTCAGCAGCCTGGCGCCCGGCGTCCCCCTCACCGCGGCGGCGGCGGGCGCGGTGGCGGCGGCCACGCTGGAGTTCCTGGATCTCCCCATCGACGACAACGTGCGCGTGACCCTGGGTGGCGGCGGGGTCGCGTACCTGGCGATGCTGCTGCTCGGCTGAGATCGGGGACGAGATCCCGATCAGGGGGGGCGGATACCCGAATCCGCCCCTTTTCTGTTTCCGTGAGCACGCCGGGAGACGCGCGGAACGCCACCTGTTCATCGCCGCGATCCGTCCGCGAGGGCCGTGATCCGGCGGCTCGCCGGGCGGGGAAACGGCCGGAGGTACGCGCGCCCCGCCGATCCCTCCAAACCACCGTGGTGCACGGAATCCGCTGCGTTCCGCATCCGCTGCACCAGCTTCGTGCGCCCGCTTCGGAGCGCGTCTTCAAACGAACCTCTGGCATTGTCGCGGGGATAGGCCCATTATTCACACACACGCGTAAATAGCCACGACTCCGCGGGCGCTCCCTTCGCGCCGGGCGCGGAGCAGAGTGCACATCATTTGCACCTGACGTGGAGCTGCACCCGTTTACGCGGGACGGGCGCGCCCGGGCCGGCGCGCCGCGCTGAATCCACACCCCTTGTCGGAGCCCCTCGAATGGCCGGACCACAACCGGGTTCGCCCGCGCGCAAGCCGCGCCGCCGCTGGCGGTGGCACGTGCCGCCGGCGCTGGTGCACGGGAACGAGACGCTGGAAGGCACGGAGATGCTGGAAGAGTTCTCCGGGGCTGTGGGGCTGGTCCTGTGGCAGTCCATGCGCGACGTCACGCTGTGGGCGGGCGGGCGCGAGCCGGCCGAGCGCGCGGACCTGTTCCAGGGCATCGCGCACGAGCAGCGCCTGCGGCAGCTGGAGCAGGCGGGGATCGACGCGGCCATCGACGCGCCGATGCGCATGCTGGCCCGCATCTCCGGCGAGCCGGCGGCGATCACCGAGGACGAGATCCTGGGCGCCTGCCGCGACGTGGCCAGCTGGGCCGACGCGCAGGAGAAGCTCTCCACCGCCATTTCCTTCTCGCAGGCGGGCGCGCTGGCGGCGCCCACCAACGCGGCGGCGGGGTTCCGCGTGGGGCAGCTGGCGCGGCGCAAGGCCGAGTACGCGCGCGCCGAGAGCTGGTTCCGGCGGGTGATCGGGCTGGGGCGGCAGGCCAAGGACTGGGCCAGCTACTCCGAGGCCTTCCTGGGGCTGGGCGAGCTGTACACCCAGCGCGGCAACTACCCGGCGGCGCGCCGCTTCCACGTGCGGGCGCTGCGCGCCGCCAAGCGCCACGGCCTGCGCGACATCCAGGGGCGGTCGCTGCACGCGCTGTTCGTCATCGCCAGCGACACCAACCCGGCCGAGGCGCTGGAATTCGCGCGGCAGTCGTTCCGCGCGTACGGCAGCACGCACCTGCGCCTGCCCATGCTGGCGCGCGACCTGGCGTACTTCTGGATGACGCGCGGCCGCTTCGCGCAGGCGCTGGCCGTGTTCCAGGCGCTGGCGCCGCACCTGTCCACGCCGGGCGAGCGGATGCTGAACACCGCCGACATCGGGCGCGCGGCGGGCGGCGCGGCCAACCGCGGCGAGTTCGACCGCGCGTGGGACGAGGTGTGGAGCTTCGCGGGCGAGTGGCACACGCGCCCGAACGCGGCGCAGGCGCTGCTGGACCTGGCGCGTGGCGCGGCCAGCCTGAAGGACTGGAGCCGCGCCGAGCGCGCCGCCAGCACGGCGCGCGACGTGGCCACGCGCCGCGAGGAGAGCCGCGTGGCGCTCGAGGCCGAGACGGTGCTGGACCAAGTGACCCGCAAGCGCGGCATCGAGGCGGCCACCGAGCCCGCGGGCGGCGAGCAGGAGGAGGCCGACACCGAAGGCCTGGCCGCCGAGCTCCTCCGCACCCTCAGCCTCGCCGCGCGACGGTAGGGGCGAGGGAGTTCTGAAGACGAGCCGCCGCTCCGGAGACGTCACCGGGGCGGCGGTTTCGCATTCTGGGACTGCGGGATCGGGGCGTGTTTGATGCCTCCGAGCGCCAGTCCTGCGCCGGTGGAGCCCTCCGCCCGCAACTGGGGCCGCGTACCCCCTCCCGATAACGGGAGGGGGTAACTTCGATAGCTCCGCTCAGCCGGTCGAGCACTCGTCGGGTGACCGTGTGCCGCGAGGCCCAACCCCGCATCGCAGTGGCTCATCAAGCCGGGCGGGCACAAGGCAGCCTCCAGCACCGATCTCATCGAGCTACCTCTCCCGGTACGGGAGAGGTGGACGGCCTCGGCCGGCCGGAGAGGGCGCGGGGCAGAGGGCGCACTCCGAAGCCTGGCACTCAGCACTTCCGCACTTCCGCACTCCCGCACTCGAATCGCTGCAAACCCCTTGGCACGACTCGCGCTATTGCGTGAGTGGGGCTCACTTCTACGTTTCATCGTGGGGCCACCGGCAGCACGCCGGACGCGCCCGTGGCGAGCGCCCTCAACCCATTGGCCAGGAACGGTTTTCGATGAGTGACCAGAACGCCCGGAACGCTCCGAGCGAACAGGAGTCGCGCGAAGTCGCGGAGGCCGCGCGCGAAACCGAGTGGACCGCGCCGAGCTTCGTCCGCGAGCTGTTCCTCGGCAACTTCCGCCTGGACCTGATCCATCCCTATCCCCGGCAGTCGCCCGAGGACAAGGCCAAGACCGACGCCTACATCGCCAAGCTGCGCAAGTTCCTGGACGAGAACGTAGACTCCGACGAGATCGACCGCACCGGCGAGCTGCCGCCCGAGGTGGTGCAGGGTCTCCGGGATCTCGGCGCCTTCGGTCTCAAGATCCCCGAGGAGTACGGCGGCATCGGGCTCAGCCAGCTGGGGTACGGGCGCACCATCGGCATGGTCACCAGCAAGGACGGCAACCTCACCGCCCTTCTCTCGGCGCACCAGTCCATCGGCGTGCCGCAGCCGCTGAAGATGTTCGGCACCCCCGAGCAGAAGAAGAAGTACCTGCCGCGCCTGGCCGCGGGCGCCATCAGCGCCTTCGCGCTCACCGAGCCCGGCGTGGGCTCGGACCCCGCCGCGCTGGCGACGACCGCCGAGCCGACCGAGGACGGCGAGGCCTTCATCCTGAACGGCGAGAAGCTGTGGTGCACCAACGGCACCATCGCCGAGCTGCTGGTGGTGATGGCGAAGACCCCGTCGAAGATGAAGAACGGCAAGGAGATCCCCCAGATCACCGCCTTCATCGTCGAGACCAGCGCGCCGGGGGTGGAGATCACCAACCGCTGCCGCTTCATGGGCCTGAAGGCGCTGCAGAACGCCGTCATCACCTTCAAGAACGTGCGCGTCCCTCGCGAGGACATCATCTGGGGCGAGGGGAAGGGTCTCAAGCTGGCGCTGATGACGCTGAACACCGGCCGCCTGACGCTGCCCATGAGCGCGGCGTACGGGGCCAAGGTGGCGGTCGAGGTGGCGCGGAAGTGGGCCGCCGAGCGCGTGCAGTGGGGCGCCCCCATCGGCAAGCACGACGCGGTGGCGCAGATGCTGGGCGCCATGGCGGCCGATGCCTTCGCCATCGAGAGCATGGCCGAGCTTTCCAGCGCGCTGGCCGACCAGGCGAAGAACGACATCCGCCTGGAGGCCGCGATCGCCAAGCTGTGGACCACGGAGATCGGCTGGCGGATCGTGGACGACCTGCTGCAGATCCGCGGCGGGCGCGGCTACGAGACGGCCGACTCGCTGGCCGCGCGCGGCGAGGTGCCCATCGCGGTGGAGCGGATGATGCGCGACTTCCGCATCAACCGAATCTTCGAGGGCTCGTCGGAGATCATGCGCCTGTTCATCGCCCGCGAGGCGGTGGACACGCACCTGGCCGTGGCGGGCGACCTGATCAAGCCCGGCATCAGCACCGGGCAGAAGCTGGGCGCCATGGCCAAGGCGGGCGCCTGGTACGCGGCCTGGCTGCCGAAGCGCTTCGTGGGCGGCGGGCAGCTTCCCGGCCACTACGGCGAGTTCGGGCGCAACGCCAAGCACGTGCGCTTCATCGAGCGCACCTCGCGCAAGCTGGCGCGCAACATGTTCTACGCCATGGGCAAGTACCAGGCGAAGCTGGAGCGCAAGGGCCACCTGCTGGGCCGCTTCGTGGACATCGGCGCCGAGCTGTACGCCATGAGCTGCGCGGTGGTGCGCGCGCAGGACATGCGCGACGGGCCCAACGGCAAGGAGGCGGCGATCCTGGCCGACGTGTTCTGCCGCCGCTCGCGGCTGCGGGTGAAGGCGCTCTTCGACCAGCTGTGGGAGAACGCCGACGACCCGACCTACAAGGTTGCCCAGGACGTGATGAAGGGCCGTTACGCCTTCATCGAGGAGGGCGCCGTCACCACCATCCCCGAGCACACCCTGGCGCCCAGCGCGCAGCCGCCCATCGAGCGCAAGGTGTCGGGCGAGCGCCCGGCCACGCGCATCGGCGCGAGCGGCTGATCGCGGGCCGCCTTCGGCGGAGTACGAGAAGTACGGAAGTACGAAAGTACGCAACGGCCCCGCGGCGGATGCATCGCCGCGGGGCCGTCGCTCGTTCTGCTCGATGGATACGGACGCGCTGCTTTTCAGCCGGGGAATCGAACGTTCCGTCTCAATGGGCGTGGCACTGGAACTGCGGCGACTCGGGGGAGATCGCCCGTTCGGCAATCCATCCCGTTCACGGAGGCACGGATGCGCAAGCTTCGCCTGGAGCCGGAAGATCTGGCCGTTGAGTCGTTCGACACACGCGGCACCGGGCTCGACGAGAGCGGCACCGTGTACGGGAACGCCGTGACGACCCCCTGCTCATGCCGCGGCACCAGCTGCCTCGCCACGGCGTGCGTCGACGCGAATGGCTGCATCGACCCCACCTGCCGCGCGATTCAGTAGGACGGAAGGATGCACGCCGAGCGTCGCCACGCGCTCCCAGAGCCCCCGCTCCGGGAGCTTCGTCGTTCCGCCGGGTGGGTATCGGTTGCGGTCCGGCAGGAGGCTCTCGGGCTTGTCGACGACCGCGCCGCGAGCCGGGATCATCTTGCGCGCTCGCCTGTCACGCGGGTTCTCCGCCGCGATCCTGTTTGTTATGTTTTGGAGAACCCGCGCTGGAGTGTCGAGATGAGCGAGACGATTCCCATTACCCTCTCCAACGAACTCGCTGCCGAAGTCGACGCGCTGTCCGAAGCCGACGGCATCCCGCGCGACGAGCTCGTCCGCAATGCCGTGGAAGCGTATGTCGCGGAGCGGAGGTTCGACGAATTGCGCGCCCGCGTCATCCCGCAGGCACAGAGGGCCGGGTTCTTCACGGACGAGGACGTGTTCCGCGAGATCTCGTGAGGCTCGTTCTCGATACGAACGTCCTCATCGCGGCTTATGCCACCGAGGGCGCCTGCATGCGGCTGTACAGATACTGCATGCGGCGCCACGTCCTCGTTACCTCCGAGATCCTCATCGAGGAGTTGCGGGAGAAGCTCCTTCGAAAGCTCAAGATCGCCTCTCCGGACGTTGACGATCTCCTCGGGTTCTATCGCGAACACTGCGAGATCGTTATGCCGCGGCCGCTGCAATCTCCAGTTTCACGCGATCCTGACGACGATTGGGTGATCGCCACAGCGATAGCGGGCGAGTGCCGGTGCATCGTAAGCGGTGACGGCGATCTCCTCACGCTCGAGACCTACCAGGGCATCCGTATGATTCGCCCGGCCTCGTTTTGGGAGTTTGAAGCTGGTTCATCAGAGGTGTAGTCCTTCTGATCCGTCAGGTCCTTCCCTAATCCGTCTCCCCAGCGCCTCACATCGGAATCCTTCCCTGACCCCGCCGTCGCCCGCCCGGCACGGATCGTGAAGCCGCGTGTCCTGCAACCGCAGCGCGGACAAGCACATCCAGAGGAGGAACGATGGGCGGCAAGCGACGGGACCAGTACAACATCGACCCCAGCGAGGCGGGGGCGTCCGACTACAAGAACCTTCCCGAATCGGGGCAGGGGCACTCCAGCCTGGACGACACCGTCACGGGCGACACCGAGAAGGTGGGGCGGCAGCACGTGGGCCACGGCGGCGGCCCCGGGCAGCACTTCTTCGACCCCAAGCATCCGCAGCCCTCGCACGACGCCAACGTGCACGCCCGCGAGGGGCACGGCCACGGCGGCGAGGAGGGCGCGATGTCGGCCGGCGAGTCGCCGCGCGAGCGCGAGGCGGAGGGGACCGAGGACCCGCGCGACCGCGGGGTGGGCGCGTGAGCCCCGGCGGCCCCGGCCCGCGCCAGGAGATCGGAAACGCGGAGAGCTCCGGCAAGCACCCCCCGCACGTGGACGTGAACGCGAAGGGAAGCCCCCTTCAGGAATCGTCGGGGAACCCCGCCGACGTGCCCACGATGCCCGCCAACGCGCACGGGAGCGACCACGCGCCCGGCGGCGAGCAGCCGCACACGATCGACGAGGGGAGCATGTACGACCGGCGGCCGGAAGAGGACAAGGACAACCGCGTTGCCGGCGCGTGACCCGCTGATTGCAGCTTCGTGACCTCTTTCACGCGGCCCCGGGATCTCCCGGGGCCGCGGCTGCTTCGGTCCGTTCACTTCCGCACCCGCGCGGGTCAGCCGATCGCTCCCGCCGGAGGCCGGTTCCGCCGCCCGAAGTGTCCGATGTGGTGTATCAGATGGGCGGCGCGGGGCGGCCGCATGTACAACCTTTGCGGCGGTAACGGAAGGGTTGACCACTAGATATTGGGGTCCTACATTGTTGCTCCCCAACACGTGGTACACACCAGATTGTTTTCCACAGGCGCAACCGCCTTTACCGCAAGCCGTTTCGCGGGTTTTCCACAACGCGCAGAGAGGACCTGGTCGATGAACCCTCCCACCGCCCTTCCGTCCGTGGCCGACGCCCCCGTGGCCGCAATCCCCGCCGACCTTCCGCGCGCCGAGCTGAGCGATAACGCGCGGATCGTGCTCGCCAAGCGGTACCTGAAGAAGGACGAGTCGGGGAAGCCGACGGAAGGCCCGGAGGAGATGTTCTGGCGCGTGGCCTACACCATCGCCAGCGCCGACCGCCGCTACGGCGCGTCGGAGGACGGCGTGGTGGCCCTCGCGCGCGAGTTCTACGCGCTGATGACGAAGCGGCTGTTCGAGCCCAACTCGCCCACGCTGATGAACGCCGGGCGGCCGCTGGGCCAGCTCTCCGCCTGCTTCGTGCTGCCGGTGGACGACGAGCTGTCGAACGGCGGCAGCGGCATCTACGACACGCTGAAGTCGATGGCGCTGGTGCACCAGTCGGGCGGCGGCACCGGCTTCTCGTTCAGCCGCATCCGCCCGGCGGGCGACCACGTGCGCAGCACCACCGGCGTGGCCAGCGGCCCCATCTCGTTCATGTCGCTGTACGACGCGTCGACCGAGGTGGTGAAGCAGGGTGGCACGCGCCGCGGCGCCAACATGGGGATCCTGCGGGTGGATCACCCGAACGTCGAGGAGTTCATCGACTGCAAGCAGGACATCACCAAGATCACCAACTTCAACATCTCCGTCGCCATCACCGACGCGTTCATGAACGCGGTGGAGCGGGGCGCCGAGTACGACCTGATCAACCCGCGCAACGGCCAGGTGGCGGGGCGCAAGGACGCGCGCCGCATCTTCGACAAGATCGTGGAGAACGCGTGGCGCACCGGCGAGCCGGGGGTGTTCTTCATCGACCGCGCGAACTTCTACAACCCGGTGCCGCACCTGGGCGCGTACGAGGCCACCAACCCCTGCCTCACCGGCGACACGCAGGTGCTGACGGTGGAGGGCCCGCGCCGCTTCGACGAGCTGGCCGCCAGCGGCGACGACGTGCTGGTCTACGCCTTCGACCGGCTGGCGCAGGCGCCGGTGGTGCGCTGGATGCGCCGCCCGCGGCTCACGCGGCGCGACGTGGAGGTGATCGAGATCGAGTTCGACAGCGGGCTGACGGTGCGCTGCACCCCGGACCACAACTGGATCGGCCTGAACGGCGAGAAGATCCCCGCGGGCGAGCTGCGCGGCGGGGTGAGCGTGCGCGCGTACGCGGTGGCGCAGCTGCAGGAGCGCCCGGCGGCCACGGCGGGGAACCACAAAGTCGTGGCCGTCCGCCTGGCGGGGCGCGCCGACGTGTACAACGGCACCGTCGACGACGTGCACACCTACGTCGTCGCCGACCCGCACGCGGTGGAGGCCGGTGCGGCGTTCACCGGCGTGGTCAGCGCCAACTGCGGCGAGCAGCCGCTGCTGCCGTACGACGTGTGCAACCTGGGCTCGGTGAACGTGGGCGCCTTCGTGCGCAGCGACGTGCCGGCGGACAGCCCCTGGTACGAGCGGGTGGACTGGAAGGAGTACCGGCGGGTGACGCGGCTGTCCACGCACTTCCTGGACAACGTGATCGACGCCAACCAGTACCCGCTCCCCGAGATCACCGACCTGGCCAACCGCATCCGCCGCATCGGGCTGGGGGTGATGGGCTTCGCCGATCTCCTCGTCCGCCTGGGCGTGCCCTACAACAGCGAGGAGGGGGTCGAGATCGGGCGGCGGGTGATGGAGTTCCTGGACGAGGAGGGGAAGAAGGCGAGCGAGCAGCTGGCCGAGTCGCGCGGCGCCTTCCCCGAGTGGGAGAAGTCGATCTGGGGGCCCGACGACACCTGCGCCCGCGCGCCCAACGGCGACCGCATCCGCCCCATGCGCCGGCTGCGCAACTGCAACGTGACCACGGTGGCGCCCACGGGCACCATCTCCATCTTCGCCGGCTGCTCCAGCGGGATCGAGCCGCTCTTCGCCGTCGCGTTCATGCGCAACCAGGCGGGGGCGATGATGCCCGACGTGAACGAGGACTTCGTGGCCGTGGCGAAGGCGGGCGGGTGGTACAGCGAGGGGCTGGTGGAGCGGATC
Above is a genomic segment from Longimicrobium sp. containing:
- a CDS encoding alpha/beta hydrolase, which produces MVESWEHREAVVNNVRLHWVEQGSGPLVILLHGFPEFWYGWRRQIPALAAAGFRVVAPDLRGYNLSEKPKGTASYRVSILVEDVAGLIRQLGAERAHVVGHDWGGVIAWHLGMRRPELVDRLAIINAPHPSIFAREMRRPRQFLRSWYAFFVQLPLIPEAGIRARDFALLERLFRGTARRGSFTDADIARYKEALGRPGALTAALNYYRAYRSHLFQRRETKKEPRRVIGRPTLVIWGERDQALNLHNLDGLERYVPDLRVERLPEATHWVMADAPARVNDLLAEFLGDDGRAGRA
- a CDS encoding diacylglycerol/polyprenol kinase family protein, coding for MRTTDDEGDAIPVDALTLPASPASPASARPRGIRRELARKAFHVSSAALPLLVWVAPRWVSLAVLLPAASVAVGVDWTRLRYRAPRYWFLRYTRRMLRHHERRRFAGATYMAVAYAAAVVFFPRPIAAMAMLFNGFGDAAAALVGKRWGRRRTSWGKSWEGFGAGLAVDLAVAIAVSSLAPGVPLTAAAAGAVAAATLEFLDLPIDDNVRVTLGGGGVAYLAMLLLG
- a CDS encoding tetratricopeptide repeat protein gives rise to the protein MAGPQPGSPARKPRRRWRWHVPPALVHGNETLEGTEMLEEFSGAVGLVLWQSMRDVTLWAGGREPAERADLFQGIAHEQRLRQLEQAGIDAAIDAPMRMLARISGEPAAITEDEILGACRDVASWADAQEKLSTAISFSQAGALAAPTNAAAGFRVGQLARRKAEYARAESWFRRVIGLGRQAKDWASYSEAFLGLGELYTQRGNYPAARRFHVRALRAAKRHGLRDIQGRSLHALFVIASDTNPAEALEFARQSFRAYGSTHLRLPMLARDLAYFWMTRGRFAQALAVFQALAPHLSTPGERMLNTADIGRAAGGAANRGEFDRAWDEVWSFAGEWHTRPNAAQALLDLARGAASLKDWSRAERAASTARDVATRREESRVALEAETVLDQVTRKRGIEAATEPAGGEQEEADTEGLAAELLRTLSLAARR
- a CDS encoding acyl-CoA dehydrogenase family protein, with protein sequence MSDQNARNAPSEQESREVAEAARETEWTAPSFVRELFLGNFRLDLIHPYPRQSPEDKAKTDAYIAKLRKFLDENVDSDEIDRTGELPPEVVQGLRDLGAFGLKIPEEYGGIGLSQLGYGRTIGMVTSKDGNLTALLSAHQSIGVPQPLKMFGTPEQKKKYLPRLAAGAISAFALTEPGVGSDPAALATTAEPTEDGEAFILNGEKLWCTNGTIAELLVVMAKTPSKMKNGKEIPQITAFIVETSAPGVEITNRCRFMGLKALQNAVITFKNVRVPREDIIWGEGKGLKLALMTLNTGRLTLPMSAAYGAKVAVEVARKWAAERVQWGAPIGKHDAVAQMLGAMAADAFAIESMAELSSALADQAKNDIRLEAAIAKLWTTEIGWRIVDDLLQIRGGRGYETADSLAARGEVPIAVERMMRDFRINRIFEGSSEIMRLFIAREAVDTHLAVAGDLIKPGISTGQKLGAMAKAGAWYAAWLPKRFVGGGQLPGHYGEFGRNAKHVRFIERTSRKLARNMFYAMGKYQAKLERKGHLLGRFVDIGAELYAMSCAVVRAQDMRDGPNGKEAAILADVFCRRSRLRVKALFDQLWENADDPTYKVAQDVMKGRYAFIEEGAVTTIPEHTLAPSAQPPIERKVSGERPATRIGASG
- a CDS encoding CopG family ribbon-helix-helix protein; protein product: MSETIPITLSNELAAEVDALSEADGIPRDELVRNAVEAYVAERRFDELRARVIPQAQRAGFFTDEDVFREIS
- a CDS encoding putative toxin-antitoxin system toxin component, PIN family produces the protein MRLVLDTNVLIAAYATEGACMRLYRYCMRRHVLVTSEILIEELREKLLRKLKIASPDVDDLLGFYREHCEIVMPRPLQSPVSRDPDDDWVIATAIAGECRCIVSGDGDLLTLETYQGIRMIRPASFWEFEAGSSEV
- a CDS encoding ribonucleotide reductase N-terminal alpha domain-containing protein, which translates into the protein MNPPTALPSVADAPVAAIPADLPRAELSDNARIVLAKRYLKKDESGKPTEGPEEMFWRVAYTIASADRRYGASEDGVVALAREFYALMTKRLFEPNSPTLMNAGRPLGQLSACFVLPVDDELSNGGSGIYDTLKSMALVHQSGGGTGFSFSRIRPAGDHVRSTTGVASGPISFMSLYDASTEVVKQGGTRRGANMGILRVDHPNVEEFIDCKQDITKITNFNISVAITDAFMNAVERGAEYDLINPRNGQVAGRKDARRIFDKIVENAWRTGEPGVFFIDRANFYNPVPHLGAYEATNPCLTGDTQVLTVEGPRRFDELAASGDDVLVYAFDRLAQAPVVRWMRRPRLTRRDVEVIEIEFDSGLTVRCTPDHNWIGLNGEKIPAGELRGGVSVRAYAVAQLQERPAATAGNHKVVAVRLAGRADVYNGTVDDVHTYVVADPHAVEAGAAFTGVVSANCGEQPLLPYDVCNLGSVNVGAFVRSDVPADSPWYERVDWKEYRRVTRLSTHFLDNVIDANQYPLPEITDLANRIRRIGLGVMGFADLLVRLGVPYNSEEGVEIGRRVMEFLDEEGKKASEQLAESRGAFPEWEKSIWGPDDTCARAPNGDRIRPMRRLRNCNVTTVAPTGTISIFAGCSSGIEPLFAVAFMRNQAGAMMPDVNEDFVAVAKAGGWYSEGLVERIAREGHIHFPEVPAAVQKAFVTAHDITPEWHVRMQAGFQEHCDSAISKTTNFPHEATVEDVREIYELAFRLGTKGVTVYRDGSRDGQVLSTGATKTPAQQQAEVAELVEVRAKAAEVFERGAKLEREVARLREELKQAEFRETQIRRHKRKRPSVLRGTTRKMGSPLGDVFVTINEDDQNHPFEVFATLGKAGSVAMADVEAIGRLISLALRFGIPVNEVYTQLRGISSDKAIGFGANKVHSVPDAIAQAIGLREQEKAGVQQELIPEAVLQTENAADLAMGFTPATESSGPPQLTLDYHGGETFMGTCPECKSQLEFAEGCMKCHVCGFSECG